The nucleotide window CCagagtatatatatcaaagTACTTTTTGACGTTTGGTAGaaggaatatataaaatacatCAAAGGAGTGGCTCTATATCAAACACTATATATGACAAACTGTATGAAAGCCTTTCTGGCTAAGCCAGTATATTATGATGCTTGAAGCACACGCATTCAGTTCTAAGTCACCGCCGAACATTTATATGGTAAACTGGGAAAGACAACTATGCAAGTACCTTCCAGAGCAGGGGCCGTAAGTGTCCAGCTTGACGCAAAACCAAGACCAACAGTTCTGAGTGCTGCATACTTATGGCAAACGTGATTCCACCTCAGGTATCTCGAGACATTCGAACATAGCGGGTTCTCTCTATTGGAGACCATTCCCAGTATACTCGGTAAGTCCTCTCAAAACGGCCTTGCTTCATAACATATTCACGCTAGTACTAGCCAGGAAGGGTATTCCGAGCCTGGTCCATGATAGCAAGCCGCGATGTTAGCTGAGCAAGTGCATCAGTGATGGCCTGCATCTGGAGTCGGTTCGTCTCCATAACGGCTTGGATTGTATCTGTAGTGCCCTGGCCTTCTCCACCGCGTTCCCCTACTGAAGAACTGGCTTGTTGATTCTCATCTCCCTGGGATCCACCTGTATATCTGCTCTTTTTGCTACGCTTAACTCTCACTGTTGGCTCAATACCTTGCTGTCCGTTGATTGCACTGTCGGCCACTGATGGCCCCTGAATCTTAGCATAACTGCGGCCAGGGAGTCGTCCACGAGAGGGCATTTGAGCCCACGGCGGAGCCATATTACGCTGTTCATAGAAAGTATTAATTTCTCGATCAGCGGCCTCCCTCCCAAGCACGTTGCGCAGGGCGGTTCGGCTCAGGATGTCCGCAGAACCGTTGTGGAAACGGACCAGGCCATACGAAGGAGGTAGAGCTCGTCGGTATTCCCAGTCAGACGGAGACATATTGGACGGAACTCGACAATCCCATCCCAGGATCTGATCATAATTGCCCCGCTGGTCTTTCCCATAGCGGCTTTGCGAATAACGGACATCCTTTTTCTGTGACTCAGGGAGCTCCAGGTACAACCTAGTTGCATCATATCCAATGTCCTGCGACCGCTTCATGGCGATTCCATTAGGCTGGCTTTCCACGAAGAAAATGGTTCGCTGGCTGCCCACATGTGGCAGATAGCCAAGTATTCGGCGCGCATCGTTGGTTTTGCCAGGCCCCTGGTTGTTATTACTGTCGCCGTTGCCAATGGCTGATGGGAGCTTCCAGGTTTCCGGATAGCCGTATCCCTTTCGCGCATTCTCAAACTGGCTCACAATCCTACGCAGCGTTTCCGACTGTTTTCCGCTGGCAGTTCCATCCTGGACCATGTCAGTTGCCTTGTTATATTCGTTGCGGACACCCGTCAGCAGGTCTATCTTGATCAGAAAGTCATTTTCAGGCCGGCCGTGTTTCCGGTTGTCTTCTTTAATTCTCCGGTTGAGGTCGTTGATTTTTTCACGCATCTCGTGGACGACGGACGTGTCTTTCGCTGCGAGATATTCATTGACATAGGTAGTAGCTTCAGAGTAAACTTCCAAAACGGCGTGGTCAGGGGTCTCTggtccatcttcttcatcagctgAGTGAGCCTCGCTAGACTCGTCGCCCGAAGCATTGTCCGCGAACTCCTCCCCGAAGAGGTCATGTGGATCGATGCTTCCTTTGTTCTCATAACGGTCATGCTGTTTATCAAAGGCGGCCCGCTCTTGCGAATTGCTGAGCACTTGGTAGGCTTGGCCAACCTCTTGTCGGGCAGACTTGTCAGTGATAATCTAATAAGACCTTGCGGCAGCCACGACGATGATTACGATGTTGCTGACCACTTGAACACTCACTTTTAAATGCGATTTCTGCGTCATCATACTTATTATGGTCTGGGTGTATCAGCAGGGCCAAGGTTCGATATGCTTGTCGGACATCCCGTGCGTCACAGGTCCTCTCAAGCCCCAGCACGCCGTAATAATCCTTGTCACCGCAGTTCCGGATCCGGGTCGTGGCCGCGCGCTGCTTTAGGCTGTAGCCCTGACGGTGCTTTTCCCTATGCTT belongs to Aspergillus luchuensis IFO 4308 DNA, chromosome 3, nearly complete sequence and includes:
- a CDS encoding uncharacterized protein (COG:O;~EggNog:ENOG410PIVI;~InterPro:IPR001623,IPR036869,IPR018253;~PFAM:PF00226), translating into MSRKEKLPKRNVPRGTKDKSNENKFSPLQAREDSSSRRDADGDVQMHQSEGDAAEPQKHREKHRQGYSLKQRAATTRIRNCGDKDYYGVLGLERTCDARDVRQAYRTLALLIHPDHNKYDDAEIAFKKVGQAYQVLSNSQERAAFDKQHDRYENKGSIDPHDLFGEEFADNASGDESSEAHSADEEDGPETPDHAVLEVYSEATTYVNEYLAAKDTSVVHEMREKINDLNRRIKEDNRKHGRPENDFLIKIDLLTGVRNEYNKATDMVQDGTASGKQSETLRRIVSQFENARKGYGYPETWKLPSAIGNGDSNNNQGPGKTNDARRILGYLPHVGSQRTIFFVESQPNGIAMKRSQDIGYDATRLYLELPESQKKDVRYSQSRYGKDQRGNYDQILGWDCRVPSNMSPSDWEYRRALPPSYGLVRFHNGSADILSRTALRNVLGREAADREINTFYEQRNMAPPWAQMPSRGRLPGRSYAKIQGPSVADSAINGQQGIEPTVRVKRSKKSRYTGGSQGDENQQASSSVGERGGEGQGTTDTIQAVMETNRLQMQAITDALAQLTSRLAIMDQARNTLPG